The genome window ATCAAGGGAGCAAGAAAATCTCAGGTTGGCTGGCTTTCATCATGGTACCTCCCTCCAGACAGATTTGTGTTGTATCACCCTTtcctttggggtgggggtaaaGGGTTCAGGGAAATTGTGTTCAAACGGAAATTGTGCAGCCTGTATCAAATTGCTTGTTGAGAAGATGTGGGATGGCATGAAAAAATCTGAGGCAGCATGGACACATAGCTAGATAGATACTCGTATTATCCTTGTGTCTCTTGCAAGAGTTTGCAACTGAATTGGTTTATCCACACAGGAAAATTCAGCTGTGAAAACTTGCTATGGGGCAGTGGCCCAGTTCTATGTCCCAAGATGCATGGATACAGCCTGAGACTCTTTCTGGGAAATAATATTTCCCAGAAAGAACATCTGAACAGacccaaaacaattttttttaaaaaaggacaaggAGTACATCACTTTGCTCTAAATTACCCGAACTCTCTCCCTTTCAGCATGACATTGTGGTGCTTCTGAATAAAGAAAAATGTTACCACTTACAATGTGCAAAGGTTTTTCTAACTATATTTGAAACATATCATTACACACAACATCTGGCATATGCattaaaagaaagggggaaaacaaaacCTTAATCAGAAAAATCACTGTCAAAAAATAATGGGCAGTGTGTTGTTGTCTTCTCCTGGGCTAGCGCAGTACAGGCGGGTGGGAGATTCTCAGAGAGATTGAACCATCTCAGCTGGTTTTGGAATAAATAACTTTCTGGGGAGGAACATGCCCAGAAAGCGTTATTTTTTGTGCTGGAAATATCCATGCCCTTTTTAACTCCAGACATCTCCCGCTGATTGGGCACATGCTGCATATCTTCACGAGACGAGAGCAAAAGCTTGGATttctctgcctttcttttctggGTCTGGCGCTGCTTTTGCTGACTGACAAGTGAAAGGTTTGCTGGATTTACTAAATTCCGGTAAGAATGAGGCAGCCTCTCTAACTCAGCACACtcttttctggtttctttttGTTTCGGGTCGGTATCGGTGCACTTGGAACCTCCTTTCCGGGAAGAATGCTGCCTTTTCCTCTGGTTGCATTTTTGGGATCTTCCCTTTTTTGCCCGGCTGCCAATACTTTTGCCTTGCACCTGGTTGGCTGTAGCTGGCTTCTCGTGATTCTGTGCATGGGTTTGCATGCCCACATTGTTCAACGCTGCATGCCTCACAGCACCGAGTCTCTTTGCTTGATCGTTTCTCTTGATCACTTTCCTCACTGGCGTAGCTTGACACAGCTCTTGAGTAAGCAGCCAGCCTTGCCCACTGCCATCTTCAGGGGCAGCTGCACCTGAGCGGCAAGTACAAAGGGCATTGTTGTCACCATCCTGGCCTGGGGTTGGAATATGGCTCTTCTGCTGTTTGTTCGCATTTTCTTTTCCTCGGAAGGCGCTAACAATAGGAACGAACTTGCTTCCAGGAGGAGCGTTTAATTGCAAAGCGGGAGAGCGATTGGTTGATAGCCTATCTGGCGAGGTCTGAGAAGCATCGTCCTTTACGCGACTGGGTGTTCTGGGTGCAGAAATGAATGCCCGCAATTCTGCCAAAAGGGTAGGGAGCTGCAAGTTGCCCAGCTGTTCACGGAGCTGTAAGTGCTGCTCACTCTGCTGAGTTGTCAATTGCTCCAGACTGTCCTTCAGGGATTGTAGGCTGGATTTCAGATCTGAGAATTCCACATCTTTCTGAGCAAAAGAGAATCATGAGAGAATGTGTGTTAAAACTCTAGAACGGAAACACGATCAATCCTAAAGTCCTTATGCACCCATGGTTCACTGCGCTTCCCTATCAAACAAGAGGGTTCTTTGCATGCTTACACTGAAGTCATTTTCAAGTAGGATGTGGGGGAGGTAGAAAGCATTTGTGCATCATCTACGACAGTTCCACAAATGTTTGCCATAATGACGCATTTGGAAACCGACGCAAGCATTGGCTTCTAGACGCATACAACTTTCCTAATTGAAAACTCATGTTATTGTCACACAACTTTGCACGGAAATTATCTCCACGGATGGAAAATGTCACACTTGTGCTGACCATCGAATGAGATGCTTATTAAAGATCAGAAATATTAGGCTACATGTCCTCTTGGTAAAGAAATACATATAAACCCAGGGGAGAGATACCTTCCTTCCCACCTGCAGGCCAGAAGAAGGTGAGAGATGCTTAAAGGCTTGTTTCTTGCCTTTCCAGGTCTTCTAAGACAGAGTCCTGCCACTGTTCCACACACACAGTCAGCAGCAACAGCTCTTCGCCTGAAGAAATTGTGGGTCCCTGCTcaggcttattttatttatttatgtttatttatctCCCACTTTGTctttccaatggagacccaaagcacaCTTACAACACGGTTCTCTCATCCTCCAccttatccccacaacaaccaccctgcaaagtaggtaAGTCCGAGAGAGAATGACTGATCTAAGTTCATCCAGTATGCTTCCAGAGCACAGTGGGTATTCAAAATGTGTCTATCAAGCCCCAGTCTGACAGTCCAGccattacaccagtggtggcgaacctttggcactccagatgttatggactacaattcccatcagcccctgccagtccataacatctggagtgccaaaggttcgccaccacggcatcacaccatactggctttttcCTTCCTCGGGTGCACCTGAGTTTAGAGGAAGGTCAGGTACATTCAAACTAGACTTATCAAATTTCCTGCCCTTGGTCACACAGCTCTTCCAGCTGCTCAGTGTACCTGCCGGAtccaaatggaggggggaaacacCACAATCACACTTCTGGCAAGAACTTGGAAGCGGTAAAGGAGTGGACTGCACCAGGATTCCCCCAGATCTCTACATTTTTACAACAGGGTTGATCTTAGAACATTGTGCCaatgtaatgatgtcacttctgcaaATTCATCCTACCCCCTGTGCCTGCCAAGGGTTGCTAGCGTTGGACTAGCAATCCTAAACTTTGATcctagtgctttgattgtgtgttcctgcatggcagggagttggactggctggcccttgtggtttcttccaactctatgattctataatccaAATTGGcaagtttttaaaattcatttgctTCCTTCATTTACAGCCCACCTTTCTTCCTGAGATTCAgggtggattacacagtgtaagacAAAGCTTTCTGAATGTGCCACCCAGCAAGTGGGTAAGATTGACAGCTGCATGCACACGTGCTTTCTCTGCGGTGGATCTGACTTTGTGAAATGGCCTGCATGAGAAGCTCAGGAAAGCCACCACACTTCTGGCCTTCCACAAACTGCAAAAACATAATTGTTCAGGATGGAATGTCTACAAAGGGAGTACAATGGAATAGGGGACACTTTTCTAAAGGAAACATGAATGTAGTCTATTTCCACTGATAATTGTATTATTTTGTCTTACTGCTATTGTCtacttttgtaattccattttggGGGACATCGAGTAACTTTTACAGGCTCTTTTAGGCATTGTTTCCAGTTGTGTATGTCTTGCCAGCAAACATATGTTCTGATTCAGAACTGAACCATTTCTGTGACCAGGGCTATGACAGATAAACTTAAGATCTGAGATTTTCGCCTTTCATCTTTATTAATAATGCCGTGGGGGATTTCTTTCATAACGAGTGTCACACTTGCAAGAGATCCCTTCAATTCCATGAAATGTCAAGTTCCTATGGGAAGTTTCTTCACAGCATGACAGGGGAGTTTGTCCAGAACACTGGGTACACAGAAATAGTAGATTTTAGCTCCTTCTGTATACCTGAGCTTGCAAGAGAAGGTATTCTGAAGTAAACTGATTGCAAAGAGGGGTGCCCAAATGAAATGTTATGTTTCTGCAATTGGCAAAAAGTATTTTGCTGACAGTGAATTGCAATTTTAACTTATTAtttgcagtaaataaatctccctgttcatgaactacagtggAAAAACTGGTTATTATTTCCTAGCAAAAAATGTCAAGATGGATCTGAAACAGACTACAATTTGATAAtaagaaagaaaatgcaaagtTCAGCCAAATGAAGATCAATTCCTACACTTACATCTTCTAGTGCTTTCTTCATTCCCAGTAATGTCTGTTCTATTCCACTTTTGTCCTTCAGAGTATTCAGAACCAATTCATAATGGGATTGAGATGTCTCTTGCACTAGACATGGAAATCAATACAAACTGCATTTATTCTGTCATCTGTAggtaaaaataaaatgcctcTCAAGGTTTCTCAATGGAGTCGGGAATGAAAAGGTACTTGTGTGACACAGCCAGGAGGTAGCCATGAATTACAAAGCTGGCAGTAGAAGTAACATTTAATAGAAAATCAGAAAATCCACAAAGTATTAATAAACTTTGTGTGACTTCAGCTAAGGCTATTTTCATATCCAAGCAAGGGAAAAGGGGGCTCATTCTAATGATCTGTAAGGAATTCACTATAAAACCTACCTGCTTATTAGATAATCGATTCCTGGAAATCTTTACTGTGAAATTCCCACACATCTAGTCGCCAAGCTGTCCAACCCACACAGTTCCACCAATGACCAAAACACATTGTAATTGTATAGTGGTATAATGATCGGCTGCTGTATGAGTGGCACCAGACTTCTGCTTCCCAGAAACTCACAGTGGCCACTCCCACCTCCTCCTAACCAATCGCAGCCAGGGGAAGATGTTGCTGTCACAGTACAACCCAGCCAAAGAGCCAGccatgaccttgggtcagcctcTGACAGCCGTCTTGAGTCCCAGGTGGTCAGGTGAAGTCGTGGATCCAAAGAAATACTAGGGTAAGGAGGCTGCCGACAGGCCTGAATAGGGTTCAGAGCATGCTGGGGCAGGACCACATCATGGTCTAGGCCTGTCCCCTGAACCTTTCCCAGCCAAAGATCAGATAACCAGGCCAAGCCCCTAGGTGTTCTCTTCCTGACCAGGTTGAACTACTGTCCTGACCCATGCCATCCCTACTCTTCCCAGAAGGGTAACCagggcactgtggagaccaatcctcagtggtgggactcagcaggttcgcaccacttcggcagaaccggttgctaaaatggtgcttgtaaacaatcagttgttaaattatttgaattctcacCACCGGAATCCTGCAGAAGCAGTAGGACATGTTAGCCCaagaggttaaaaaaaccccacatgctGCAGTTGGGGGTAATCAAACCCTCCTATAGCACCTGGCATAGACCAGTAGCACAGGTACTGAAGCCCGATGAGTCCATTCGTTTCTGCACTGATTATAGGGAGGTAAATAAACTGGCCCAATTCAATGCCTACCCAATGCCTTGTGCtgacatattcattcattcattcattcattcattcattcattcattcattcattcattcattcattcattcattcattcattcgatttgataaaccgccctacccccaaagggctcaaggcggtgtacaacagcaaataacaagacaataaaacaaatcgaatagccccaattaaaacaatacaaaaccttaaaactattaaaactatagcagcagtaacctacaaaaaatgaatgataataaaaggcatctgggatcaaaccccagtggacaaaccctgggcaggagggggtaggcagatggtcagatatatagccagtgcgtgGGCAACAAAAGAGGGGTCTTGATAGACCAACTGGGCAAGGCACAGTTCTTGTTGGCCTGGGACCTTACCAAGGCCTATTTGCAAATCCCAATGGTCCCAGAGGACTGGGAAGAGACAGCTTTTGCCAAGCCTCAAGAACTGTCCCAGTTCAAAGTGATGCCACCAGAACTTCATGGAGCTGATTTCCAGGTCTACATAGATTATATTATTATCTTCAGTCAAGATTGGTTGACACACTTGGAACACCTGGAGCATGCACTCTGTGCCTTGGACAAATCAAGGCCAACCCCAAGAAGAGCTGACTTGAATTCCAGGAGCTAAAGTACCTGATGTTCATAGTATGCCGGGGACAGATATTACCTCTTCCAGACAagacgttttaaaaagatccattttggctttgttTGTTAGAACAAAGTCCTCTGTCCTCCGCTGAGAAGCAGGTGCGTTGTTTCCTCAGATTTGTGGGATACAACAAccagttctttctttctacaCTTCACTACCCTTGTGGCACCCTTGCTGACTGCCTTAAGAACCGGGACCATGACCTGGCTGGAAGCACTGCATATGCTTAGGACAGCACTATAGCAGGAGCCAGTCCTATGAAATCCTggctttggtcgtttccccacttaccatctgctgcgtgctactctcg of Sphaerodactylus townsendi isolate TG3544 linkage group LG03, MPM_Stown_v2.3, whole genome shotgun sequence contains these proteins:
- the IHO1 gene encoding interactor of HORMAD1 protein 1, giving the protein MNGNVWNIKDMFTTSAAMGSHKPSGWASATTDYNSMSDSQFLFGSQFCPENSQSGSTPLEVRSSKSSQQNSQENEPSIFAKYQSKPQLFSGDGKERGSLNFPAGRFRSALEQFEDNKKKIKEKHDSEVLNSLIVNTKENLQKLQSFLDKSEETLKSMLDGFGNLAKTMQETSQSHYELVLNTLKDKSGIEQTLLGMKKALEDKDVEFSDLKSSLQSLKDSLEQLTTQQSEQHLQLREQLGNLQLPTLLAELRAFISAPRTPSRVKDDASQTSPDRLSTNRSPALQLNAPPGSKFVPIVSAFRGKENANKQQKSHIPTPGQDGDNNALCTCRSGAAAPEDGSGQGWLLTQELCQATPVRKVIKRNDQAKRLGAVRHAALNNVGMQTHAQNHEKPATANQVQGKSIGSRAKKGRSQKCNQRKRQHSSRKGGSKCTDTDPKQKETRKECAELERLPHSYRNLVNPANLSLVSQQKQRQTQKRKAEKSKLLLSSREDMQHVPNQREMSGVKKGMDISSTKNNAFWACSSPESYLFQNQLRWFNLSENLPPACTALAQEKTTTHCPLFFDSDFSD